Part of the Arachis hypogaea cultivar Tifrunner chromosome 6, arahy.Tifrunner.gnm2.J5K5, whole genome shotgun sequence genome, tcaatacttttattaaaatttgaccagCATCTAATTagcaaaaaaaattgagtaatcttacatcattagatgtaatctcacaccattaaaaatataaataatgactaattgatgactacaaatcatAAAATCTACTCCTATAtcattcctctttttcttttactactCGATCGTTATCAGCTCATTATATAACCAGCAAAGGGCTAGCTAGTTAAGGCAATCGGAAGAAGAAATATAATTGAATTTGAAGAAGCCAATAACAATGGTTAATTTCTATGTTAATCGTAGACCTTCCTTGATCTCTTCCATTGTGCTGATTTTCCTTTTACTTGATGCATCCTCATTATCCTATGCAGCAAACAGAGTTGTGGAAATAAACGTAATATGCAAGAACAAAGACCTGATGGAAGACGACGTACCCTTCCGTGTGTGTTACAACCTTCTAAACTCAATTCCTGGTGGTGCAAAGGGTAAAGATCTCGTTACCCTAGTACGGTACACAATTGGCGTGGTACGTGCCAAAATTACGAACACAATCCATTTCATCGACTCTTTGATTGTGAATTCGCGTAATTCTAGTTTAAAGGATCACTACGAGACGTGTTTGGACCACTTCGGCGAAGAAGGCGCGCTCGGCAGCATTGATTACAGCGGAGAATTGTTGGAGAAAGGAGATTACCTGGGCGTGAATGTGGCTGCTAGTGCTGTCAATACCTTTATTGATGATTGTGTTTATGGAGAATCACCATCTGATCATCCTTTACCTGATCCATCTAGGCTCCCTCAACATGCTTCTAACGTTGAGAAACTTGTTGACATAATTATGGCTATTGCAAAGTTACTATACACaggttaataattaattagtttagcTAGTGCTTTAATTTGTACTTGAAGCTTAAAAGTTGGT contains:
- the LOC140173765 gene encoding pectinesterase inhibitor 2-like, whose amino-acid sequence is MVNFYVNRRPSLISSIVLIFLLLDASSLSYAANRVVEINVICKNKDLMEDDVPFRVCYNLLNSIPGGAKGKDLVTLVRYTIGVVRAKITNTIHFIDSLIVNSRNSSLKDHYETCLDHFGEEGALGSIDYSGELLEKGDYLGVNVAASAVNTFIDDCVYGESPSDHPLPDPSRLPQHASNVEKLVDIIMAIAKLLYTG